The region CCCTACGAGCTCAGCCACCAAAATTAGCGGGGTAACAAATAACCCTCCTCGAGTTTCCGAGCCAGTTCTGCAAGGCTTTGGGAGCCTCCATAAATGAATGAACGCCTGGGCGCTGATTTCCAGTCCGGTTTTTGCCGGGCTTCCTTGTCAGTGTCGGCTGTGGGTTGACACCTGGGCGCTGTGTCACAGCTGGGTTTTCACAAGGTTCCTGACGCTCCCTTATTAAGCTTCCTCGTCCCCTTTTCATTACCCTGTGacagctgagcagctctgagaATTACAGACAACGAATGCCGAAATTTCGGTGATTTTGTCCTTTATGCGTGCGCGGAAAGTTGGAAAACCCCACGTAGCACGAGTTGTTGATGACAGCAACAACAACCCAAAGACAGGTTTTCGGCCACGCACTGCCGGTGCTGTgacctgccaggctgctgctgcgcGGGAACGGGATCCGCTCCCACCCCCGTGATCCTGCCCCGCCGGTCGCAGAGCGTGATTTCCCTGAGTCTGGCTGGTGGAAGAAAGTACCGGGGAGCAACCCGGGAGATGGCGGGAGTAGGAGGGCGCATTAAACCGAGATTTCTGCGGTTTGTCGGGAAGACGCCTGCTGGGAGAAGTGGTGGCAGTGGCGATCCCGCAGGAGGGGCGATGCTCCTGGAAATCCTGCGGCGGGAGCCGCCCCGCGGCCGGACTCTGTTGCGGCCGGGGGAGCCGCTCATAACTGGGCAGCACGAAGTCAGTGTCGCTTTGCCGGCCGCGCTGCTTTGGTGGCACACTGAGCAGCGACGTACCGACGCCTTGAAAGGGGCTTCCTCCCAGGAAGGGGCTGGCCAAGCATTTGGGTGGGAGGACCGGCATCCTGAAGGTCCTGGGAAACACTGGGAGCTGGCGTGTCGTGCCGGTGTACCCCGGAGGACCctccccacccatcctcccGCACTCTCCATTCCTCTTCTTGTTCCCGCTGCCTCATTCCACCCAAGTGTTCCCGGGACACGCACCCCAAACACCCCCCGTCTCCGTATCGCCCCTTTTGGCGTCACTATCTCTGCCAGCTTTTACACCTTCCCGTCTGCGCACGCCGTCCCTGTGCCCCCCGATCTACCCTGCCTCTGCCAGCGCTCCCCGCGCCCGCCTCTCCTTATGGCGAGGTTTCTCgcagggctgtgctctccctTCAGGTTCTGCCGGCTCGAGCCCCGCTCTCCTCGGGCCGCGCTCCCTCCCGCGGggctcggcggcggcggggctccGGCGCGCTGCGCTCTGTGCAGTTATTGGACGGGACTCTGTGTGCCGCTGTCGGCCAATGATGGAGCGGGGGGGAACtggcggcccggccccgctcggaGCCGGGATGAGGCGCAGACGGTCTCAGAAAGACTCTGGGAGTGAGTCACCGCCGAGCCCGCCGAGCAATGCCcggctccccgccgccgccgccgcttcccGGGGCCGCTGGGCAGCGGCATGACGGGGCGAGCTGAGAGTTTCtagccggggcgggggggcgaAGCGGAGAGCGCGGCCGTCCTGTGCGATGAACGGCGTTGCTGTGAGGAGCCGCGGGGTGACGACGGGGCAGGTACTGAGCCTCTTGCTTTTGTTCGGCGTTTCCGACTGGGTTTCCGCCGCGATTCGCTATGCGATCCCCGAGGAGGCGCGGAGAGGCTCCGCGGTGGGGAATGTGGTAGCCGACCTGGCGCTGGACCTCGGGCGGCTGCCGGGGCGCCGATTGCGGGTGGTGTCCGGCGGCAACAAGAAGTACTTCGGGGTGGATCTGACGAGCGGGGCGCTGCTGGTGAACGAGAGGATAGACCGGGAGGAGCTTTGCGGAGcgctctctccctgctccctcggCTTTGAGATCGTGGTGGAAAACCCGCTCGAGCTGTACAGCGGCACCGTAGAGATCCAGGACATCAATGACAACGACCCGGTttttcccagcagccaggcGAGGCTGGAAATCAGTGAGTCGGTGGCTGCCGGAGCGCGCTTCCCGCTAGAGAGCGCGCAAGACCCCGATGTGGGAATTAACTCTTTGCAGACCTACCAGCTCAGCGCCAACCCGAACTTCGCGCTCGACGTGCAGACGAGGGTGGATGGCAGCAAGTACGCGGAACTGGTGttggagaaggagctggacaGGGAGGAGCAAAGGGAGCTAAATTTGGTGTTGACTGCGCTGGATGGAGGCAGCCCGCCGCGGTCGGCCCACGTGCAGATCCACATTGACGTTGTAGATGCCAACGATAATGCCCCGGTCTTCAACCAGTCCACCTACAAGGCGAGCGTGAGGGAGAACACGCCCAGCGGCACCCTGGTGGCCAGGATCAGCGCGTACGATCTGGATGATGGGCCCAATGGAGACATCGTCTACTCCTTCAGCAGCCACACCCCCGCCAAGGTACGAGAACTCTTTGCTCTGGACTCAGCCACAGGGGAGCTGAGGGTCAAGGGACAGCTGGACTATGAGGAAACAAAGTTGTACGAGATTTACTTACAGGCTAAAGACAAGGGAGTCGTTCCTGGTGTGGCTCATTGCAAAGTGCTGGTGGAAGTCGTGGATGTGAATGACAATGCTCCGGAGGTGACAGTGACTTCTGTGTACAGCCCTGTGCCTGAAGATGCAGCCCCAGGAACAGTCGTAGCTCTGCTGAGTGTAACAGACTTGGACTCCCATGACAACGGCCTGGTGAACTGCTTTATTTCCCCTGGGATCCCGTTCATGCTCAGCTCCTCCCTCAAAAATTACTACACACTGAAAACAGAAGGGGCTCTGGACCgggaaaaggcagcagagtATAACATCACTATCACAGCCAAGGACTCGGGCTCACCACCCTTGTCTGCAGTAAAACACATCCTGGTGCAGGTGTCAGATGTCAATGACAACGCGCCCAAGTCGTCCCAGGACTCCTACGATGTCTATGTTCCGGAGAACAACGTGCCCGGCATCCCCATCCTTAACGTGAGCGCCACAGATCCGGACCTTGGGCGCAATGCCCACCTCTCCTACACCATTTTGCAGGGCGACACCGCTTTTGGCCACCTCTTCTCCATCAACCGGGAGAATGGCACGCTCTACCTGCTCACCTCCCTGGACCATGAGGACCAGGTGGAGTTCAGCATGACGGTGCAGGTCCAGGACGGCGGCTTTCCGCCTCTGGCCACTAACGTCTCAGTCAGTGTGTTTGTCACTGACCTCAATGACAATGCCCCAATGGTGCTGTACCCTCTCCCCAACACCACCGCCACCTACACCGATGTGGTGGCACCAGGCACTCCTGCCGGGCACATGGTCACCAAGGTGGTGGCGGTGGATGCGGATGCAGGGTACAACGCCTGGATCTCCTATACCCTGTTGCAGGCCACTGACCCCAGCCTCTTCTCGGTTGGGCTGCACAACGGGGAGATCTTCACGGCCCGCCAGCTCCGCGAGGACGACGCCCCCGAGCACACCTTAGTCGTCCTGCTGAAAGACCATGGGGAGCCTGTGCTGTCCACCAGTGCCACCGTCTCCATCTCTGTGGCTGAGGTGGTCAAGGAGGTGCTCACTGACCTCACTGACGTGGCACCTGCCAATGATCCCAGGAGACATGTGACTTTCTATCTCATCCTGGCTGTGATTTTGGTGTCAGCAGCCTTCTTCATCACCATGTTGTCCGTGGGCATCTTCAAGTGCTACAAGTGGCGGCAGTCAAAGGAGCTGtacagcagctccaggagtaCCACGTACAGGACACCAGGGCCCTTCCAGCACATTGATGCCGTGCGGGGTGGCTTCACGCCACCCAGCCTCTACCACCAGGTCTATCTCACCACAGACTCTCGCCAGAGCGATCTCCTGTGTAAAAAGCCCTTCACTTCCAGCCCCCTGGGGAGCCGCCAGGGCACCATAAGGAATGGTGAGCCAGGGCTGTACCACCAGATTGTGGGCACCGCCAGCCGGCTCCCCACGCCTGCCGAGGTAATGTagctccttcctgggcatcgCAGCGCGGGGCAGAGCCACGGTTCATTTGTGCTGTACACGTGTGGTTACGTGTTGGGGTTGGGAGGGATATCCGGTCGTGCCACGCCCCTAAAGAGTTCAGCTGTAGCTGAACAGGTGTTCTTTGGAGTCAAATGAGCCATCCCGAGGGCTGATGACTTTTGCACTGTGATGAGCAGGATCAAGTGAGTCAGTTTGCTCGTGTTGGCAATCATACGTCTTTTGGACGCAGTTTTGGGTACGCCTTGCATGAGTAACCGGTGGAGGCTGAGGTCAGCTTGAAACCACTTGTTAATCCTTGGCATGAAGTTTGTTGTTAATGgtatttccttccctttgcaAAAGCAGAGCCAAGGGGAGCACTTGCTTTGCAGGGGAACATCATCTCTGTGCATCGTGACTTGGTGGGGGCTGGAGAGGTGGTGGTGCAgacggggctgggagctgggcatCGGCGTGTCGCCTCTGGCAGTGCAGCACACGGAGCTGAAGGACGATGCTGGTTCCTCTGGCAGACCGTGGTCACTGAGCAGTCCCGCCCACCCGTGTCGCTCCTCATGTTTGACTCCCGAATGGTTCCGGTTTTATTTCCATGGAAGTTCTGTGCCGATGTTCGCtcggggggagggggtgggattGCAGATTGCACTGCCCCAGTTGcttgcagggctctgctgagccGGACTTTGGCTCTGAGCAGGGTGGTGAGTCCTCCACTCAGATGTTATTCAAAAACCTCATTGCAAGCTCTGCATGATTCGTAATATGCTGTCTCTGGGTGATGTCTGATGTCGTGATGGAACAAACTGCAGTCTGGAAGGCGTTTGCgcatggcagcagctcctgtgcttcTCCCCCGATGGGAATTGTGCTGCTTAATTTGAAAGCTTTCAATTATAGGAATGCTGCAGTCTTCAGAGGTGAGGCCAGGTAGTGGATCCAGTGGAGGGGGAGTGTGGATCTGGTGGATATCCAAGGTCTTTGGTGCTGGTAATTTGCCCTTCCTGGGAGGCAGGGGTAGGAGCGACCGGTTCCTCAGAGCAGAAGGAAGTGAGGTGCAGCGGAAGCTGTTCTTGGGTGTGAGGCTGCGTGTGCTGCCTGCTCAGTGTGGCCAAATCACAGATGGAGGCAGAAACctctcagaattattttatgcgcctttttttttttttttttcttcccctgcttgCGTCACTGCTCAGACTCAGCACTTCTGATTTGTGGCAGGTGagagtggctgcagcagctgcaggagcaagtGTTCCTCTGCACTGCGTGGACAGTGCTATGGCTGGGGACAAGGAAACCAAAACGTCCTGACCAGGTGCCCCTGGGGGTCAGGGCAATGAATGATTTGAGGGTGGGGGTGGAAGGAGGGCAGCAATGAGCCCCAGTCGTGACTCCCTCCTACTCCCCAGTGCCATCCTAGAAACCCTGTGTCTAGGATGGAGAAGGAGATGTTCCTCATTCCACAGGGTCAGAGCTCACTCTGTGGAAAGGCACCAAGCCAGACAACCCAGGGATCACCGGAGATCCAGGGTAGGATCCCTCATGGCAGGACATGCCACCTGCTACAGACAGGGCCAACACCCTTCCCACTGTATCACTTTTGGGGTCTGGCTGTGGCCTGCAGAGCAAGGAGGTGTAAAGCCTTTGCAGGCTTGACACAGTCTGTTGTCACCACAAAGACTGAAAATCCAGGGcacagagccagcccagctgaTTTCTCACTGCCAGAGCCTCCCCAATGTGAGCTCTGACCCTGTGGAATGAGGAACAGCTCCTTCTCCATCCTAGACACCCTGTACCCTCCCTGCCTTGTCacactgtccccatcccaggctTTGACAGGcccaaacagcagcaggatccCCTGTGCAAAGCGTTTGCTCCAGCTCCTCGGTGACCGAGCCATCTCAGGACACTGAGTGGATTCTCCCAGGCTGCGTGGGCTTTGCAGGGAGCTTCTGCTGAGGCAGTGCAGCGGCACCGAACCCATtcccagggatgcagcagcctGTATTGCCGGCGGAAAGCTCTCTCACCCAGCTGTACTGTCCGGGCCCGgcctggggtggggacagggcacaTTCCAGAGCCAAGGTTGCAgtggcagctccctgctggtgGCACCGTCAGGAGCCCTGGGGGGATGGGTAGGTACAAGCGGGGATTGGTCTCTGTGCGCTGGGGATTCCCTGGTCCAGTGTTTCTCTGCATTGTCTCTTTAAGGACGCCTTCTCCCCTCCTCCGGGGCCGGCAGTAGGTGGGACCCGGGCGGTGTTCTCACCATTCAGGAGGTTCTTCCCGGTGTCGCTCCCTGACTGGCAGCAGGGTGGTCCCGCCTCACGGCTCTTAGAATAGGCACGGAGGTGCTGCAGACGCGGGGGGGGAGGACCCTCGACTGCAGCTCCTTCACGGTCCCCGTCCCCGCCAGAAGGatgctgtccctgtcaccatCCACCGTGCCGGGCACAGGTGCCCTCAGCCTCTCTCACCTATTCCCCAGGCCCCTCTGGGGCCCAGGCggtggggacaggcaggatcCCGGGCAGGCGCTGGGTCCCCTGTCTGCCGCACCACTGCAGACCCCAGCCCCAGGGTCTGTGTGCACCCAAGGGAGGGTCAGGGTGGCCTTCAGTGCACCAAGGACAAAAGACAGGGAGGTACTTTTTACAAAAGTGTGTAGTGACAGGAGAGGAGGGAATGGTTCTAAACTGACAGAATTTTAAACTGACagaaggtttagattagataacAGGTAtaaaaattcctccctgtgagagtggtgaggcactggtacaggctgcccagaaaagctgtggctgctgcagccctggaagtgttcagggctGGATGgatctctgagcagcctggtctagtggaaggtgtccctgcccacagcaggaggtCGGAATGAGATTATCTataaggtgccttccaacccaggccattctgtgactctatgaCTGCACAAGGCTTCTGCAGGGATGTGAACTGAGCTAAAGGTCTGCAGCTTGCCAGTATCTTCTGGGACAGGGAGAGCATGAAATTACTGTGTGCTCCCACCTGGGGAAGCTAAGACCCCTGCTTCTGCCCTCAGGAGATTGACTGCAAAGCTGTACCTGCCCAGAGTATCACTGTGTGTGTCTGCCAGGCAGGAGGCTTGGGCTTCCTTTCCACTCTGACATCCTGACCTGGTGGTGTGATCCTGTGGTGATCTAGTGGCCTTGTTGTCTGGCTCAGTGGGTTTGCAGTGATTTGGGCACTGTGAAGACTGACCCCTTCCTCGCCCCAGGGTGAGGAAGTGGCTTCCTGTCAGGTGTGCATTGGGAGCAACTGTATTTTGGCTTTGAATGGCTCACCTGCCTTTGCTTTTCCACCTCCAGCCTCCCACTCGCACGGTGGGCTGGCAGGAGTGGCCGTCTCTGTCTCAGAGCAAGGTCTCCTGGCcggtggtggcactggtggcagTGATGCCTCACTCAGAGAGGCGATCATggggtgcaggcagcagccaaaGCAGTAGCCGAGGGGGAGAAGAGGGGTGAGAGAAGAGCCCCTGGCACCTCAGGGCTCTAACAAGCACCTTTTCATCGGGCATGAAAAGTCCTTTGGCCTGCGTTCATGACAGCTGCCCTTTGTCTGTGGGCATGATGTGAAGCCACCATTGTGGAGGGGGAGCACACAGGGAGGGCTTGTACCTTGCTTCCAGGCTGCCAGGACGTGCAGTTTCCCTGTGAACGCAAAGCGGGCTGTCGGAGCAAGTGAGTCAGGCTGGCAGAGGGGAGGCCGGGGGTGGCAGCCCCGCTGTTGCCGGCTCAGGCCCCTGCTTCCTGCACCTCCGGAGCCACTGCCGGCCGAGAGGGGATGGAGCTCTCGGCCAATTGGGCGCTGATCTGAAGCGAGGGGGGGGGAAATCTGCTTCTCCCCCCCTCCCACCTCCGCGCTGGGGCTGTGATTCAGttcccctcccccagcccaccccCTCTGCTTGGAGGCTGACAGTTGGAGCCGCAGCCTGCCGGAGCCCCGGAGCTGTTTTCTAAGCCGTGGAAGAGAGACCCAGGGATTTATTCGCGGTTCCTCAGTGCCTTCTGTGTCCCGGGCCGGATGTGCACGGACATGGAGAGTGTCAGCCTCCAGGGACCCGCCTGGAAATGGCAAGTACTGAGTTTGTTTTTGCTCTGCGGCTGGGGCTGGGTCTCCGGGCAGATCCACTACTCGGTGGTTGAGGAGTCGGAGTTGGGAACCGTGGTGGGGAACGTGGCCCGGGACCTGGGCTTGAAggtggaggagctgccaggTCGCAGGCTGCGCCTGGGCTCAGAGGAGAGCTTGCGCTACTTCGCCGTGCGCCTGGACAGCGGCACGCTGGTGGTGAGCCAGCGGCTGGACCGCGAGCGTCTGTGCggagcagctgccagctgcGTGCTGTCGGTGCAGGTGGTGACAGAGAACCCCCTGCAGCTCTTCCGCCTGGAAGTGGAGATCCTGGATCTCAATGACAACTCCCCGAGCTTCCCCACCGCTCGCCGCACCCTGCGCATCGCCGAGTCTGCCACGGTGGCTGCGCGCTTCCCCCTGGAGAGCGCGCAGGACCCCGACGTGGGCACTAATGCCGTGAGCTCCTACCGGCTGAGCCCCaactcccacttctccctggaCGTCAAGCAGCAGCCGGATGGCAAACTCTTCCCGGAGCTAGTGCTGGAGCGTGCCCTGGACCGGGAAGAGCAGCCAGAAGTGCAGCTGGTGCTGACGGCCGTGGACGGGGGAAGCCCAGCGCGCTCGGGCACGGCGCAGATAACGGTGCAGGTCCTGGATGTCAATGACAACGCGCCCACCTTTGACCACACCACATACAAGGTGAAAGTCCCGGAAAACACACCCGTGGGGGCTGTGCTCCTCCGGGTCAATGCGTCTGACCCCGATGAGGGTCCCAACGGGGAGACGCAGTACTCCTTCGGGGTGCACACCTCCGACTCAGTGCGGAGGCTCTTTGCCCTGGATCCCCGCTCTGGCGAGGTCCGGGTGAGCGGGGCCCTGGACTTTGAGGAGTCACGTTTCTATGAGATCTATGTGCGAGCCCACGACGGAggggtcccagagctggagggcAATTGTGTGCTGCAGGTACAGGTGGAGGACGCTAATGACAACCCCCCGGAGGTGCTGCTCACCTCCCTGTTGAATCCGGTGCCAGAAGACACCCCACCGGAGACTGTCGTGGGGCTCTTCAACGTACGGGACCGAGACTCGGGGGCCAATGGGGCTGTGAGCTTGGAGATCTCCCCCGatgtgccttttgccatcaggTCCCTTCAGAACCACTTCTCCCTGGTCACCCAGAAGCGCCTGGACCGAGAGTCTACCTCACAGTACGCAGTGGAGCTGATCGCCCAGGATGGTGGCTCTCCTGCCCTCACCACCACACTCACGCTGCTCCTCAATATATCTGACGTGAATGACAACCCCCCCACGCTTCTCGCAGCCCTCCTACGATGCCTTTCTCCAGGAGAACAACCCGCCTGGCTCCCTGCTGTGCACCGTCTCTGCCTCAGATCCTGACGACGGGGATAATTCCCGGCTTGTTTACTCCATAGAGAATGGCCAAGTGCAGGATGCCCCCATCTCCTCCTTTGTCCACATCAACCCCGACAATGGTAACCTCTACGCTCAGCGCACCTTCGACTTCGAGCTGCTGCAGGTTCTGCCAGTGTCTGTGGTCGTGAGGGACTCGGGGTCCCCCCCTCTCTATGCCAACGTTACCGTCTACGTCTTTGTGCTGGACCAGAATGACCATCCTCCCACCATCCTGCACCCTGCCAGTGACAGCGATGTGCCGGCACCCCAGAAGGTCCCGCAGTCTGCCCCACCGGGCTACCTGGTGGCCAAGGTGACAGCAGTGGATGCAGATGCCGGGCACAACGCCTGGCTCTCGTACCGGCTGTTGCCGGAGTCCACCGACGCCTCCTTGTTCCACGTGTCGCTGTACACCGGGGAGGTGCGGACGGCGCGGGCCTTCCAGGACAGCGACATGGCAGTGCAGCAGCTCGTCGTCCAGGTCACGGACAACGGTGACCCTCCTCTCTCCACCACCGCCACCATCACTGTGGCCCTGGAGGAGGCGGCCCCGGAGGAGAGCTTCAAGCCTCAGGATTTCCTGGCCGGTGCCAAGGAGAAGCCGGACCTGACCTTCTACCTGATCATCGCGCTGGCAGCCGTTAGCACGGTGGCGCTGGCCACCGTCACCATCCTGGCCGCCCGGTGCCTCCGGCGCAGGGGCCGTGCCGCCGTCTCAccctactgctgctgctggctcagcgAGTCGCCCTCCCGGGACTTCTGCAAGCACTCCAGCCCCaagctccagctcagctccgACGGCACCCTTAAGTACATGGAGGTCACGCTGCGACCCACCGACTCCCCGTCCCGGCGCTACAGCACCTGCTTCTCCCCCGGCTCCGAGCGGAGCGACTTCACCTTCCTGCGGCCCTGCCCGAGCCCCGCCACCCTGCCGAGGGAAAGCGGGGTTTTCCTGCCCGCCGCCGGCACGCTGCGGGACCGCGGCCAGGTGAGCGGCGATGCCGGGGCGGGGTCCGGCGGTGCCGGGCGCTCCGACGGCGCGGGGGGAGCGGAGCGGCCGCGCCGGTTCGCggcgcgcggcggcggcggcgcgggccgTGATTGGCGCCGGTGTTGCTGTCCTGGGGAAGGAGCGCGGCGATTGGAGCGGCGCCGCCGCGCCCGCAGCCAATGGCGGGGCGGCTGCGCGgccgcgctccccccgccccgtCGAGCCGCGTCCGCCCCAAACAATGAATGGGAGCGGCGAGCGCTGAGCGCGGCCCCCGGCGCCGAGGGCATCGCTCCCCGGCCGGCCACCCGGCAAGGATGCCGAGGGCAGGGCAGGCGCGCCGGTCCCTGGGGCTGCCGCGCGTCTTCTCCTTCTGTCTGTTCTTGCACAGCTCGTCTGCTCAGATCCGGTACAGCATCCCGGAGGAGCTCACGCGGGGTGCCTTTGTGGGCAATATCGCCAAGGACCTGGGCACCGATGTGGCTAAACTGGCGGCAGCTAATCTGCAGGTACTGTCGGATTCGGATTCCCAGTACTTCTCCGTCAATGTGAACACCGGTGTTATTATGGTCAGCGAGAGGATAGACCGGGAGCAGCTCTGCGGGCAGAACCCACGCTGCTTCCTGCACTTGAAGCTTGCCATCGAGAACCCAGTGGAGTTTTACCGTATTGAGGTGGAGATCCTGGACATCAACGACAACCCCCCGGAGTTCCCCAGCGATGAGGTTTCCTTGCGCATCTACGAGCTGGCGTCTCTGGGCGCCCGCTTCCCCATCCAGCCAGCCCAGGACCCCGACGTGGGCACCAACACCTTGCAGACCTATCACCTGAGCGCCAATGACAACTTCAACCTCAACGTGAAGGCCCGCACTGACGGTGGGAAGTTCCctgagctggtgctggagcGGGCCCTGGACCGGGAACTCAGAGCTTTCCACTACCTGGTGCTGACTGCCGAAGATGGGGGCTCTCCCCCACAGTCCAGCAAGATACGCATCACCATCCAGGTCCTGGATGCCAACGACAACCACCCGGTCTTCGACAGACCGTCATACGGAGCACGCTTGGTGGAGAACTCGCCGCTGGGCACCCTCGTGGTGAAGTTAAATGCCACCGATGTGGACGAAGGACCCAACGGGGACATCCGCTACTCCCTCAGTAGCCACAACTCAGCTGCCTTACGCCAGATCTTCGCCATCGATGAGCAAACTGGGGAGATCCGTGTCCAGGGCAACCTGGACTTTGAGGAGGCGACAGTGTACGAGATCGAAGTGGAGGCCAAGGACATGGGATCGCCCACGATGGAGGAGCACTGCAGCGTGGTGGTGGAAATCACTGACGTCAATGACAACGCCCCTGAGGTCATTCTTACCTCCTTCTCAAGCACCCTGAGCGAGGATGCACTGCCGGGCACTGTGGTGGCCGTGATACACGTCAGAGACAGGGACTCTGGCGAGCAGGGCAGGGTCCTGTGTCACGTGTCTCCAGATCTTCCCTTCCAGCTGCGTAAGGAC is a window of Hirundo rustica isolate bHirRus1 chromosome 14, bHirRus1.pri.v3, whole genome shotgun sequence DNA encoding:
- the LOC120759063 gene encoding protocadherin gamma-C3-like isoform X3: MNGVAVRSRGVTTGQVLSLLLLFGVSDWVSAAIRYAIPEEARRGSAVGNVVADLALDLGRLPGRRLRVVSGGNKKYFGVDLTSGALLVNERIDREELCGALSPCSLGFEIVVENPLELYSGTVEIQDINDNDPVFPSSQARLEISESVAAGARFPLESAQDPDVGINSLQTYQLSANPNFALDVQTRVDGSKYAELVLEKELDREEQRELNLVLTALDGGSPPRSAHVQIHIDVVDANDNAPVFNQSTYKASVRENTPSGTLVARISAYDLDDGPNGDIVYSFSSHTPAKVRELFALDSATGELRVKGQLDYEETKLYEIYLQAKDKGVVPGVAHCKVLVEVVDVNDNAPEVTVTSVYSPVPEDAAPGTVVALLSVTDLDSHDNGLVNCFISPGIPFMLSSSLKNYYTLKTEGALDREKAAEYNITITAKDSGSPPLSAVKHILVQVSDVNDNAPKSSQDSYDVYVPENNVPGIPILNVSATDPDLGRNAHLSYTILQGDTAFGHLFSINRENGTLYLLTSLDHEDQVEFSMTVQVQDGGFPPLATNVSVSVFVTDLNDNAPMVLYPLPNTTATYTDVVAPGTPAGHMVTKVVAVDADAGYNAWISYTLLQATDPSLFSVGLHNGEIFTARQLREDDAPEHTLVVLLKDHGEPVLSTSATVSISVAEVVKEVLTDLTDVAPANDPRRHVTFYLILAVILVSAAFFITMLSVGIFKCYKWRQSKELYSSSRSTTYRTPGPFQHIDAVRGGFTPPSLYHQVYLTTDSRQSDLLCKKPFTSSPLGSRQGTIRNGEPGLYHQIVGTASRLPTPAEQAQPNTDWRFSQTQRPGTSGSQNGEEAGAWPSNQFDTEMLQAMILASANEAADGNSTLGGGNGTMGLSARYGPQFTLQHVPDYRQNVYIPGSNATLTNAGKRDAKNAAPAGGNKKKSGKKEKK
- the LOC120759068 gene encoding protocadherin gamma-C5-like, which gives rise to MCTDMESVSLQGPAWKWQVLSLFLLCGWGWVSGQIHYSVVEESELGTVVGNVARDLGLKVEELPGRRLRLGSEESLRYFAVRLDSGTLVVSQRLDRERLCGAAASCVLSVQVVTENPLQLFRLEVEILDLNDNSPSFPTARRTLRIAESATVAARFPLESAQDPDVGTNAVSSYRLSPNSHFSLDVKQQPDGKLFPELVLERALDREEQPEVQLVLTAVDGGSPARSGTAQITVQVLDVNDNAPTFDHTTYKVKVPENTPVGAVLLRVNASDPDEGPNGETQYSFGVHTSDSVRRLFALDPRSGEVRVSGALDFEESRFYEIYVRAHDGGVPELEGNCVLQVQVEDANDNPPEVLLTSLLNPVPEDTPPETVVGLFNVRDRDSGANGAVSLEISPDVPFAIRSLQNHFSLVTQKRLDRESTSQYAVELIAQDGGSPALTTTLTLLLNISDVNDNPPTLLAALLRCLSPGEQPAWLPAVHRLCLRS